The proteins below come from a single Burkholderia humptydooensis genomic window:
- a CDS encoding CPBP family intramembrane glutamic endopeptidase, with amino-acid sequence MKPIHSNSSASSNDTSAAASAGYRGGRLRRVLLDQDGLRAPWGVLLFVAIFVGAIAGLALVSRRLLPMPAGDQALSVVNGAVMEAMQLASVALATIVLAWIERRSPFSYGLQGRARALRFAAGAVCGFMAISALVFALWEAGLLRFDAPAIHGARAWEYAAVWAAMFVMTGLFEESLLRGYLLCTLARWIGFWWGAVLLSALFGVLHVVSPDESIMGLVSAMLFGFVLCLSLWYTGSLWWAIGFHAAWDWGESYFYGAPDSGRLVEGVRLTAHAVGHPLLSGGTAGPEGSVLVLPLLAIGAFAMWGWWRRGARAPGIALRGESARGIDR; translated from the coding sequence TTGAAACCGATTCATTCGAATTCGTCCGCGTCGTCGAACGACACGTCGGCCGCGGCATCGGCCGGGTATCGCGGCGGCCGTCTGCGCCGGGTCCTGCTGGATCAGGACGGCTTGCGCGCGCCGTGGGGCGTGCTGCTGTTCGTCGCGATCTTCGTCGGTGCGATCGCCGGGCTTGCGCTCGTCTCGCGCCGGCTGCTGCCGATGCCGGCGGGCGATCAGGCGCTGTCCGTCGTGAACGGCGCGGTGATGGAGGCGATGCAACTCGCATCGGTTGCGCTCGCAACGATCGTGCTCGCGTGGATCGAGCGCCGTTCGCCGTTTTCCTACGGGCTGCAGGGGCGAGCGCGCGCGTTGCGCTTCGCGGCTGGCGCCGTATGCGGCTTCATGGCGATTTCGGCGCTGGTGTTCGCGTTGTGGGAGGCAGGGCTGCTGCGCTTCGATGCGCCCGCGATTCACGGTGCGCGCGCGTGGGAATATGCGGCCGTGTGGGCCGCGATGTTCGTGATGACCGGGCTCTTCGAGGAGTCGCTGCTGCGCGGCTATCTGCTTTGTACGCTCGCGCGCTGGATTGGCTTTTGGTGGGGCGCCGTGTTGTTGTCGGCGCTCTTCGGCGTGCTGCATGTCGTCAGTCCGGACGAATCGATCATGGGGCTCGTGTCGGCGATGCTGTTCGGATTCGTCCTCTGTCTATCGCTCTGGTATACGGGGTCGCTCTGGTGGGCGATCGGCTTTCATGCGGCATGGGACTGGGGCGAATCGTATTTCTACGGCGCGCCGGATAGCGGCCGGCTCGTCGAGGGCGTGCGGCTGACCGCGCACGCCGTCGGGCATCCGCTGCTGAGCGGCGGGACGGCCGGGCCCGAGGGCAGCGTGCTGGTTCTGCCGCTGCTCGCTATCGGCGCGTTCGCGATGTGGGGCTGGTGGCGGCGCGGCGCACGTGCGCCGGGCATTGCGCTGCGTGGCGAAAGCGCGCGGGGAATCGATCGATAG
- a CDS encoding pirin family protein, which yields MKQIVGVHSAPRSHWVGDGFPARPLFSYDSHGAHLSPFLLLDYAGPARFEPTARRRGVGQHPHRGFETVTIVYQGEVDHRDSTGAGGHIGPGDVQWMTAAGGILHEEFHSAQFARDGGTLEMVQLWVNLPAKDKMSEPGYQTLPNDSIPSVELPDGAGRVRVIAGEFGGRRGPARTHTPLDVWDVRVAQGGRVRLRADAGRTLALVVLRGTVLVNGEEVVREAQLVQFARDGGDVDIEANNDATLLWLSGEPIDEPIVGYGPFVMNSDEEIRQAIDDFNGGRFGKMSA from the coding sequence ATGAAGCAAATCGTCGGCGTGCACAGCGCGCCTCGCTCGCATTGGGTCGGCGACGGCTTTCCCGCGCGGCCCCTGTTCAGCTACGACAGCCACGGCGCGCATCTGAGCCCGTTCCTGCTGCTCGACTATGCCGGTCCCGCGCGCTTCGAGCCGACGGCCCGCCGGCGCGGCGTCGGCCAGCACCCGCACCGCGGGTTCGAGACGGTGACGATCGTCTATCAGGGCGAAGTCGATCACCGCGACTCGACGGGCGCGGGCGGCCATATCGGCCCGGGCGACGTCCAGTGGATGACGGCGGCGGGCGGCATCCTGCACGAGGAGTTTCATTCGGCGCAGTTCGCGCGCGACGGCGGCACGCTCGAGATGGTGCAGCTCTGGGTGAATCTGCCGGCGAAGGACAAGATGTCCGAGCCCGGCTACCAGACGCTGCCGAACGACAGTATCCCGTCCGTCGAGCTGCCCGACGGCGCGGGCCGCGTGCGGGTGATCGCGGGCGAGTTCGGCGGCCGCCGCGGGCCGGCGCGCACGCACACGCCGCTCGACGTGTGGGACGTGCGCGTTGCGCAGGGCGGCCGCGTGCGGCTGCGCGCCGACGCGGGCCGCACGCTCGCGCTCGTCGTGCTGCGCGGCACGGTGCTCGTGAACGGCGAAGAGGTCGTGCGCGAAGCGCAACTCGTGCAGTTCGCGCGGGACGGCGGCGACGTCGACATCGAAGCGAACAACGATGCGACGCTGCTGTGGCTGAGCGGCGAGCCGATCGACGAGCCGATCGTCGGCTACGGGCCGTTCGTGATGAACAGCGACGAGGAGATCCGTCAGGCGATCGACG
- a CDS encoding GAF domain-containing protein, which translates to MFALSETLPSSKPALYETLAAQARALVETETDVVANAANFASLVYHSLDSLNWAGFYFLDGRELVVGPFQGKPACVRIPLGKGVCGTAAQTRSTQVVHDVHAFAGHIACDSASQSEIVVPLVARDGALIGVWDVDSPLIGRFDEEDAAGMEALCRVFVEVAWENAARPGK; encoded by the coding sequence ATGTTCGCGCTCTCCGAAACCCTTCCGTCATCGAAGCCTGCGCTCTACGAAACGCTCGCCGCGCAGGCGCGCGCGCTCGTCGAGACGGAAACCGATGTCGTCGCCAACGCGGCGAATTTCGCTTCGCTCGTCTACCACTCGCTCGACAGCCTCAACTGGGCCGGCTTCTATTTCCTTGACGGCCGCGAGCTCGTCGTCGGCCCGTTCCAGGGCAAGCCCGCGTGCGTGCGCATTCCGCTCGGCAAGGGCGTGTGCGGGACGGCCGCGCAGACGCGCAGCACGCAAGTCGTGCACGACGTGCACGCGTTTGCCGGCCACATCGCATGCGATTCGGCGTCGCAATCGGAAATCGTCGTGCCGCTCGTCGCGCGCGACGGCGCATTGATCGGCGTATGGGACGTCGACAGCCCGCTGATCGGCCGCTTCGACGAAGAGGACGCGGCAGGCATGGAGGCGCTCTGCCGGGTGTTCGTCGAGGTCGCGTGGGAAAACGCGGCGCGGCCCGGCAAGTGA
- the pgsA gene encoding CDP-diacylglycerol--glycerol-3-phosphate 3-phosphatidyltransferase produces MPFNFPIFLTWVRIVLIPLVVGVFYLPDTMLSADHRNLAAAVIFILAALTDWFDGYLARKWNQTSAFGAFLDPVADKLMVTAALLMLVQLARIDAAIALVIVGREIAISALREWMAQIGASKSVAVNSLGKFKTACQMVAIPMLLFYGRLPFGGGVAIDTRVWGEWLIYLAAVLTIWSMLYYMKLAWPQIRERGGAA; encoded by the coding sequence ATGCCGTTCAACTTCCCGATTTTCCTGACGTGGGTGCGAATCGTGCTGATTCCGCTCGTCGTCGGCGTGTTTTATCTGCCGGACACGATGCTGAGCGCCGACCATCGCAATCTGGCGGCCGCCGTGATCTTCATTCTGGCCGCGCTGACCGACTGGTTCGACGGCTATCTCGCGCGGAAATGGAACCAGACGTCGGCATTCGGCGCGTTTCTCGATCCGGTCGCCGACAAGCTGATGGTGACGGCGGCGCTGCTGATGCTCGTGCAGCTCGCGCGCATTGACGCGGCGATCGCGCTCGTGATCGTCGGCCGCGAAATCGCGATCTCGGCGCTGCGTGAATGGATGGCGCAGATCGGCGCGTCGAAGAGCGTCGCGGTGAACTCGCTCGGCAAGTTCAAGACCGCGTGCCAGATGGTCGCGATCCCGATGCTGCTCTTCTACGGCCGGCTGCCGTTCGGCGGCGGCGTCGCGATCGACACGCGCGTGTGGGGCGAGTGGCTGATCTATCTCGCGGCCGTGCTGACGATCTGGTCGATGCTCTACTACATGAAGCTCGCGTGGCCGCAGATTCGCGAGCGCGGCGGCGCGGCGTGA